The following are encoded together in the Myxococcus guangdongensis genome:
- a CDS encoding response regulator transcription factor, which yields MEQLSRPSLEEGTIQVLLVEDDERLARLTARYLQEHGVVVTLAHSGSDALVESNRHVFDVILLDLMLPGRDGLEVCRDLRGRTDVPIIMVTARGEEADRVLGLETGADDYLAKPYSSRELLARIRAQVRRARGKAGPSSQPVQAGRLLMDPRSLRATLDGRALHLTTYEFSLLRVLAERAGRVLSREQLLDLVKGSADEVFDRSVDVHIFRLRQKLEVDPRNPLLLKTVRGAGYMLATGEES from the coding sequence ATGGAACAACTCAGCCGTCCCTCGCTGGAGGAGGGCACCATCCAGGTCCTGCTCGTCGAAGATGACGAGCGTCTGGCGCGGCTCACCGCCCGCTACCTCCAGGAGCACGGCGTCGTGGTGACGCTGGCGCACAGCGGCTCCGACGCGCTCGTCGAGTCCAACCGCCACGTGTTCGACGTCATCCTCCTGGACCTGATGCTCCCCGGCCGCGATGGCCTGGAGGTGTGTCGGGACCTGCGAGGCCGCACCGATGTCCCCATCATCATGGTCACCGCGCGAGGCGAGGAGGCCGACCGCGTGCTCGGCCTGGAGACGGGCGCGGACGACTACCTGGCCAAGCCCTACTCCTCGCGCGAGCTGCTCGCCCGCATCCGCGCCCAGGTGCGCCGCGCCCGGGGCAAGGCCGGTCCTTCGTCCCAGCCCGTGCAGGCCGGACGGCTACTGATGGACCCACGCAGCCTGCGCGCCACGCTCGACGGTCGGGCGCTGCACCTCACCACCTACGAGTTCAGCCTGCTGCGCGTGCTGGCCGAGCGCGCCGGCCGCGTGCTCAGCCGCGAGCAGCTGCTGGACCTGGTGAAGGGCAGCGCGGACGAGGTGTTCGACCGCTCGGTGGACGTGCACATCTTCCGCCTGCGCCAGAAGCTGGAGGTGGACCCTCGCAATCCCCTGCTGTTGAAGACGGTGCGCGGCGCCGGCTACATGCTCGCGACCGGAGAGGAGTCGTGA
- a CDS encoding acyl-CoA synthetase gives MPIVHDWLARRAALDPDHLALVDATREGRRITYREWDARASRTAAYLHQVLGVRRGERVAVLAHNRVETLDLLFACAKLGAILQPLNWRLSAPELSGILADAEPTVLVYGSELRAQVLAVREHAPFVRHWLTFDAPGLDERHFVAERDTAPESPLPALELEAEAPWVLCYTGGSTGVPKAAVLTHGSIAANAVNTVVSWGLTSDDVAVLNAPLFHTGGLNVFTLPLVYVGGASVVCKGFEVEQVFDLIERREVSLFFGVPTMFIEMQRHARFEAMDFSRLKLVVSGGAPCPPPVFERFFAKGVAFKTGYGLTEAGPNNFWLPPSDVRRKPGFVGVPLFQVEARIDGERQPGDVGELLLRGPHVCAGYWRRPEETARTLIDGWLHTGDLALRDAEGCFRIVGRHKDLIISGGENIYPAEVESVLSGHPDVAEVAVIGVPDAKWGETPRALVVPRAGTTPTAESLLSFCEGRLARYKTPRSVRFVASLPRTSAGKVDRRALSSAHGQP, from the coding sequence ATGCCCATCGTCCATGACTGGCTGGCCCGACGCGCGGCCCTGGACCCCGACCACCTGGCCCTCGTCGATGCCACCCGCGAGGGACGCCGCATCACGTATCGCGAGTGGGACGCCCGTGCCTCGCGCACCGCCGCGTACCTGCACCAGGTGCTCGGTGTCCGACGCGGCGAGCGCGTCGCCGTGCTCGCCCACAACCGCGTGGAGACGCTGGACCTGCTCTTCGCCTGCGCGAAGCTGGGCGCCATCCTCCAGCCGCTCAACTGGCGCCTCAGCGCGCCGGAGCTCTCCGGCATCCTCGCCGACGCGGAGCCCACCGTGCTCGTGTATGGCTCGGAGCTGCGCGCCCAGGTCCTCGCCGTGCGCGAGCACGCGCCCTTCGTGCGCCACTGGCTCACCTTCGATGCGCCGGGTCTTGATGAGCGTCACTTCGTGGCCGAGCGGGACACTGCGCCCGAGTCTCCGCTGCCCGCGCTGGAGCTGGAGGCGGAGGCGCCGTGGGTGCTCTGCTACACGGGCGGCAGCACCGGCGTCCCCAAGGCCGCGGTGCTCACCCATGGCTCCATCGCCGCGAACGCCGTCAACACGGTGGTGAGCTGGGGCCTCACGTCCGACGACGTGGCCGTGCTCAACGCGCCGCTGTTCCACACGGGGGGACTCAATGTCTTCACGCTGCCCCTGGTGTACGTGGGCGGCGCGTCCGTGGTGTGCAAGGGCTTCGAGGTGGAGCAGGTGTTCGACCTCATCGAGCGCCGCGAGGTGAGCCTCTTCTTCGGCGTGCCCACCATGTTCATCGAGATGCAGCGTCACGCGCGCTTCGAGGCGATGGACTTCTCCCGGCTCAAGCTCGTCGTCAGCGGCGGCGCGCCGTGTCCGCCGCCCGTGTTCGAGCGCTTCTTCGCCAAGGGCGTGGCCTTCAAGACGGGCTATGGCCTCACGGAGGCAGGGCCCAACAATTTCTGGCTCCCGCCCTCGGACGTGCGCCGCAAGCCGGGCTTCGTCGGCGTGCCGCTGTTCCAGGTCGAGGCCCGCATCGACGGTGAGCGTCAGCCCGGGGACGTGGGTGAGTTGCTGCTGCGCGGGCCGCACGTGTGCGCCGGTTACTGGCGCCGCCCCGAGGAGACCGCGCGCACCCTCATCGATGGGTGGCTGCATACTGGCGACCTCGCCCTGCGCGACGCGGAGGGATGCTTCCGCATCGTGGGTCGCCACAAGGACCTCATCATCTCCGGGGGTGAGAACATCTACCCCGCCGAGGTGGAGAGCGTGCTCTCTGGACACCCCGACGTCGCGGAGGTCGCGGTCATCGGCGTACCCGACGCGAAGTGGGGCGAGACACCGCGCGCGCTCGTCGTGCCTCGCGCGGGAACGACGCCCACCGCCGAGTCCCTGCTGTCGTTCTGCGAGGGACGACTGGCGCGCTACAAGACTCCGCGCTCCGTGCGCTTCGTCGCGTCACTGCCGCGCACGTCCGCTGGCAAGGTGGACCGCCGTGCGCTGTCCTCCGCGCACGGTCAGCCCTGA
- a CDS encoding LVIVD repeat-containing protein, which yields MVKRIVGAVVTLWCAGASVSCQSRDLEVVEIPVDLSPGPAIEDRADWEPVPLAACKLKPGMEQLPACGTLESFDLSGCDTESLRGLDRSGGYNLRFHGADIATDDTAQYIGVDHFAPLALGRRGALPLTRGADDHLLYSVYRETRPNRPALVMATVGCSAQAQDHVKGCAVTCLEGQAPVVDTWEGRRVQWLPGEAESSGGLKLLGEAGGHSGRAVDVFVAKEHAYVVSIDDFFLGSGALQVYDVKDRRAPRLVRTVQFPDDSYWNGVWAKGDALYVASAARGVLVFDITDPANPLFLRDLSAGVHTNVHTLFVDGDRLYSMAVGPNQEVHIHDVKNPREPVRLGHYRDSTVGVVRGSYPHDATSLNHRLFVSHWRGGLVILDAKDPENVKRLGAYVYPRATSHASRAGYFNDNLIAFEGGEDWGAHLRVLNLNDPASPTLIGEYQLPGWASIHNMELKGSRLYLAHYQHGLRVLDVSRPREPRQLGHFHTVRESDPNRGLDFWDGAIGIRLPGDGYVYVVDTTRGLLIFPEI from the coding sequence ATGGTGAAGCGTATCGTGGGTGCTGTTGTCACGCTGTGGTGCGCGGGCGCGTCGGTGTCCTGCCAGAGTCGGGACCTCGAGGTCGTGGAGATTCCCGTGGACCTGTCACCCGGGCCCGCCATCGAGGACCGCGCGGACTGGGAGCCGGTGCCGCTGGCAGCGTGCAAGCTGAAGCCTGGGATGGAGCAGCTCCCCGCCTGTGGAACCCTGGAGTCCTTCGACCTGTCGGGCTGCGACACCGAGAGCCTGCGCGGGTTGGACCGCTCGGGCGGCTACAACTTGCGCTTCCATGGCGCGGACATCGCGACGGACGACACGGCGCAGTACATCGGGGTCGACCACTTCGCGCCCCTGGCGCTGGGCCGACGGGGCGCCCTCCCGTTGACGCGTGGCGCCGATGACCACCTGCTGTACTCCGTCTACAGGGAGACACGTCCGAACAGGCCCGCGCTCGTGATGGCCACGGTGGGCTGCTCGGCGCAGGCCCAGGACCACGTGAAGGGCTGCGCGGTGACCTGCCTGGAGGGCCAGGCTCCCGTGGTCGACACGTGGGAGGGCCGGCGGGTTCAGTGGCTCCCCGGGGAGGCGGAGTCTTCCGGAGGGCTGAAGCTCCTCGGTGAAGCGGGCGGACACAGCGGACGGGCGGTGGATGTCTTTGTCGCCAAGGAGCACGCCTATGTCGTCTCCATCGACGACTTCTTCCTCGGGTCCGGTGCGCTCCAGGTCTACGACGTGAAGGACCGAAGGGCGCCGCGTCTGGTGAGGACCGTCCAGTTCCCCGACGACTCCTACTGGAACGGCGTGTGGGCCAAGGGGGATGCGCTCTACGTCGCCAGCGCCGCCCGGGGCGTGTTGGTGTTCGACATCACGGACCCCGCGAACCCGCTGTTCCTGCGCGACCTGTCCGCAGGGGTGCATACCAACGTGCACACCCTCTTCGTGGACGGTGACCGGCTCTACTCCATGGCCGTGGGGCCCAACCAGGAGGTGCACATCCACGACGTGAAGAATCCGCGCGAGCCGGTGCGCCTCGGCCACTACCGGGATTCGACCGTGGGGGTGGTCCGCGGCTCCTATCCGCATGACGCGACGTCCCTGAACCATCGCCTCTTCGTCAGCCACTGGCGCGGCGGGCTCGTCATCCTCGACGCGAAGGACCCGGAGAACGTGAAGCGGCTGGGCGCGTACGTGTACCCTCGGGCCACGAGCCATGCCTCTCGCGCGGGGTACTTCAACGACAACCTCATCGCCTTCGAGGGAGGGGAGGACTGGGGCGCCCATCTGCGCGTGCTCAATCTGAACGACCCGGCGAGCCCCACGCTCATCGGCGAGTACCAGCTGCCCGGTTGGGCCTCCATCCACAACATGGAGCTCAAGGGCTCACGGCTCTACCTCGCCCACTACCAGCACGGCCTGCGCGTGCTGGACGTCTCCAGGCCTCGGGAGCCTCGGCAGTTGGGTCACTTCCACACGGTGCGGGAGTCGGACCCGAACCGGGGGCTCGATTTCTGGGACGGCGCCATCGGCATCCGTCTGCCCGGAGACGGCTACGTCTACGTCGTCGACACGACGCGCGGGCTGCTCATCTTCCCGGAGATTTGA
- a CDS encoding serine/threonine-protein kinase yields MGDTGVIQFGRYELLERLGSGGMAEVYRARYPAAPGVSKSVVIKRVLGHFAANPAFAEMFLDEARICVGLSHGNIVQVFDFGQVEDEYFLAMEWVDGQPLSLVLKRSKEKGLPWLPAPIAVGIAIDLCRGLHYAHALRDEHDEPLGLVHRDVSPDNILLSYEGETKLSDFGIAKARMAGRVNTEAGVVKGKFQYFSPEQARGEEVDARSDVYAVGVVLFQMLCGQRPTSGTELEVMFQAQEGRLIPARTLNPSLDEALEEILQRALMASRDARYRSAEALQQSLSDWLGTNAPRFPTHLRKHLVRWLFQEELSTRKRFVEPPPVFLTHLESWRVRAAPEPPEERDTRPDIDALPSSLRATQPATAMLEEQPGLQEIRAQVDVPFPPPKRREPSPPPSPIPSEPPWRRPITQLTVLVGLVMIGVFLVMVERAHGPRIIQLTSTPSGAQVYLNGILVGVTPMPFSSEAHGGVRHVELRLEGHERWETWLHRNSDVTNLSAKLLPLAPFPPKRRSQGTGN; encoded by the coding sequence ATGGGCGACACGGGGGTCATCCAGTTCGGCCGGTACGAACTCCTGGAGCGACTGGGCAGCGGAGGGATGGCGGAGGTCTACCGGGCCCGCTACCCGGCCGCCCCCGGCGTCTCCAAGTCCGTGGTCATCAAGCGCGTGCTGGGCCACTTCGCCGCGAACCCGGCCTTCGCGGAGATGTTCCTCGACGAGGCGCGCATCTGCGTGGGCCTGAGCCACGGCAACATCGTGCAGGTGTTCGACTTCGGCCAGGTGGAGGATGAGTACTTCCTGGCCATGGAGTGGGTGGACGGACAGCCCCTGTCCCTGGTGCTCAAGCGCTCCAAGGAGAAGGGCCTGCCCTGGCTCCCAGCCCCCATCGCCGTGGGCATCGCCATCGACCTGTGCCGGGGGCTCCACTACGCGCACGCGCTGCGTGACGAGCACGACGAGCCGCTCGGGCTGGTGCACCGCGACGTCTCCCCGGACAACATCCTGCTCAGCTACGAGGGCGAGACGAAGCTCTCCGACTTCGGCATCGCCAAGGCCCGCATGGCCGGCCGGGTGAACACCGAAGCGGGCGTGGTGAAGGGCAAGTTCCAGTACTTCTCCCCCGAGCAGGCCCGGGGAGAGGAGGTGGATGCGCGCTCGGACGTCTATGCCGTGGGCGTGGTGCTCTTCCAGATGCTGTGCGGGCAGCGGCCCACGTCGGGGACGGAGCTGGAGGTGATGTTCCAGGCGCAGGAAGGGCGGCTGATTCCCGCGCGCACGCTCAATCCCTCGCTGGACGAGGCCCTGGAGGAGATTCTCCAGCGCGCGTTGATGGCGTCACGGGACGCCCGCTATCGCTCGGCGGAGGCGCTCCAGCAATCCCTCTCCGACTGGCTGGGGACGAACGCGCCGCGCTTCCCGACGCACCTGCGCAAGCACCTGGTGCGCTGGCTCTTCCAGGAGGAGCTGTCCACGCGCAAGCGCTTCGTGGAACCGCCGCCCGTGTTCCTGACCCATCTGGAGTCCTGGCGCGTGCGCGCGGCGCCCGAGCCACCGGAAGAGCGCGACACGCGGCCGGACATCGACGCGCTGCCCTCGTCCCTCCGCGCGACCCAGCCCGCCACCGCCATGCTCGAGGAGCAGCCCGGGCTGCAGGAGATTCGGGCGCAGGTGGACGTCCCCTTCCCACCGCCGAAGCGACGCGAGCCCTCGCCTCCTCCCAGCCCCATCCCCAGCGAGCCCCCGTGGCGGCGCCCCATCACCCAGCTCACGGTGCTGGTGGGCTTGGTGATGATTGGCGTGTTCCTGGTCATGGTGGAGCGCGCCCACGGACCGCGCATCATCCAGCTCACCTCCACGCCCTCCGGCGCCCAGGTGTACCTGAATGGAATCCTGGTGGGCGTCACGCCCATGCCGTTCTCCTCCGAGGCTCACGGCGGCGTGCGGCACGTCGAGCTGCGGCTCGAGGGTCACGAGCGCTGGGAGACCTGGCTCCACCGGAACAGCGACGTCACGAACCTGTCCGCGAAGCTGCTCCCCCTGGCGCCCTTCCCCCCGAAGCGCAGGAGCCAGGGCACCGGCAACTAA
- a CDS encoding synaptic vesicle VAT-1 family membrane protein, whose product MRARKVVIPKAGGYEQLRVEDLNQVSPGVGEVRVATQAIGVNYADCVIRMGLYASAKEYVGWPITPGFEFAGTVDAVGEGVTDLAPGDRVFGVTRFGGYATHVVVPRHQVFALPSKWTMEQAAGFPAVFLTAYYALFELAHPRPGTNVLVHSAAGGVGSALLQLGRIAGCRMVGVVGSTHKVEAARALGADVVIDKSREDLWKAAEAASPKGYEVVLDANGPSTLKDSYRHLASPGKLVIYGFHSMLPRTGGRPNYAKLAWDWLRTPRFDPLTLTNDNTSVLAFNLSYLFEQRFVLEDSMARLLAWVEEGKVVSPKVTTFKLDDVAQAHQALESGTTVGKLVLVP is encoded by the coding sequence ATGCGCGCACGCAAGGTGGTCATCCCGAAGGCCGGCGGTTACGAGCAGCTCCGCGTCGAAGACCTGAATCAGGTTTCACCTGGAGTCGGGGAGGTGAGGGTGGCCACCCAGGCCATCGGGGTGAACTATGCGGACTGCGTCATCCGCATGGGCCTGTACGCCTCCGCGAAGGAGTATGTGGGGTGGCCGATTACCCCCGGCTTCGAGTTCGCGGGCACGGTGGACGCGGTGGGTGAGGGCGTGACGGACCTGGCACCCGGGGACCGCGTCTTCGGCGTGACGCGCTTTGGCGGGTACGCCACGCACGTGGTGGTGCCCCGGCACCAGGTGTTCGCGCTGCCGTCGAAGTGGACGATGGAGCAGGCGGCGGGGTTCCCCGCGGTGTTCCTGACGGCGTACTACGCGCTGTTCGAGCTGGCGCACCCGAGGCCGGGGACGAACGTGCTGGTGCACTCGGCGGCGGGCGGGGTGGGCAGCGCGTTGTTGCAGTTGGGGCGCATCGCCGGGTGCCGGATGGTGGGCGTGGTGGGCAGCACGCACAAGGTGGAGGCGGCGCGGGCGCTGGGCGCGGACGTGGTCATCGACAAGAGCCGCGAGGACCTGTGGAAGGCCGCGGAGGCGGCGTCACCCAAGGGCTACGAGGTGGTGCTGGACGCGAACGGCCCGTCGACGCTGAAGGACAGCTACCGGCACCTGGCGTCACCGGGGAAGCTGGTCATCTATGGGTTCCACTCGATGCTGCCGCGCACGGGCGGCAGGCCGAACTACGCGAAGCTCGCGTGGGATTGGCTGCGCACGCCGCGCTTCGACCCGCTGACGCTGACGAACGACAACACGAGCGTGCTCGCGTTCAACCTGTCGTACCTGTTCGAGCAGCGCTTCGTGCTGGAGGACAGCATGGCGCGGCTGCTCGCGTGGGTGGAGGAGGGGAAGGTGGTGTCGCCGAAGGTGACGACCTTCAAGCTGGATGACGTGGCCCAGGCGCACCAGGCGCTGGAGTCCGGCACGACGGTGGGCAAGCTGGTGCTGGTGCCGTGA
- a CDS encoding efflux RND transporter periplasmic adaptor subunit, with protein sequence MKVSSEAAGELLVPAPVTHEVETTRRRLPWWGWTLLGLAVVVGVGVLRVRGQVEDPAAAFQTAKVEPRRLTSKVTATGTLSALVTVQVGSQVSGRIQELSVDFNSPVKKGQVIARIDPQLFQAAVERARANLVAARANVTKARVEADNARKQAERSKALRDKQFISQADLDTAESTAQSSRAQVSAAEGQLAQAQAALSEADVNLRYTTIVSPTDGIVISRSVDVGQTVAASLQAPTLFTIAEDLRKMQVNTSVSEADVGRLEDGMRATFTVDAWPGERFHGTIRQIRNAATTVQNVVTYDAIIDVDNPDLKLKPGMTANVTIVTAQKDQALAVPNAALRFRPAVTEGPPPAEGSRGAPPEEDGRRTVYLLRAGQTHPTPARVKTGLTDGSYTELSEGDVKAGDVVVIGQTTSAAAGGAPPAGGRPPMRRGPGPF encoded by the coding sequence ATGAAGGTCTCGAGCGAAGCAGCGGGGGAGCTGTTGGTCCCAGCCCCCGTGACTCATGAGGTGGAGACGACGAGGCGACGGCTGCCCTGGTGGGGCTGGACGTTGCTGGGGCTGGCGGTCGTCGTGGGCGTGGGGGTCCTCCGTGTGCGAGGGCAGGTGGAGGACCCGGCCGCCGCGTTCCAGACGGCGAAGGTCGAGCCGCGACGGCTCACGTCGAAGGTGACGGCCACCGGCACCTTGTCCGCGCTGGTGACGGTGCAGGTGGGTAGCCAGGTGTCAGGGCGCATCCAGGAGCTGTCGGTCGACTTCAACTCGCCCGTGAAGAAGGGGCAGGTCATCGCGCGCATCGACCCGCAGCTGTTCCAGGCGGCGGTGGAGCGCGCGCGGGCGAACCTGGTCGCCGCTCGCGCCAACGTCACCAAGGCCCGCGTGGAGGCGGACAACGCGCGCAAGCAGGCGGAGCGCTCGAAGGCGCTGCGCGACAAACAGTTCATCTCGCAGGCGGACCTGGACACCGCTGAGTCCACCGCGCAGTCGTCCCGTGCGCAGGTGTCGGCGGCGGAGGGGCAGCTCGCGCAGGCGCAGGCGGCGCTGTCGGAGGCGGACGTCAACCTGCGCTACACGACCATCGTCTCGCCCACGGATGGCATCGTGATTTCGCGCAGCGTGGACGTGGGGCAGACGGTGGCCGCGTCACTCCAGGCGCCCACGCTGTTCACCATCGCCGAGGACCTGCGCAAGATGCAGGTGAACACCAGCGTGTCCGAGGCGGACGTGGGGCGGCTGGAGGATGGGATGCGCGCGACCTTCACCGTGGACGCGTGGCCCGGTGAGCGCTTCCACGGCACCATCCGGCAGATTCGCAACGCGGCGACGACGGTCCAGAACGTCGTCACCTACGACGCCATCATCGACGTCGACAACCCGGACCTGAAGCTGAAGCCGGGCATGACGGCCAACGTCACCATCGTCACCGCGCAGAAGGACCAGGCACTCGCCGTGCCCAACGCGGCGCTGCGCTTCCGTCCCGCCGTGACGGAGGGACCACCCCCGGCCGAGGGGTCCCGGGGCGCGCCGCCCGAGGAGGATGGCCGTCGCACCGTGTACCTGCTGCGCGCGGGACAGACGCACCCCACGCCCGCGCGTGTGAAGACCGGGCTCACGGATGGCAGCTACACGGAGCTGTCCGAGGGAGACGTGAAGGCCGGAGACGTGGTCGTCATCGGTCAGACGACCAGCGCGGCTGCGGGCGGGGCGCCACCGGCTGGGGGGCGGCCGCCGATGCGGCGTGGGCCCGGGCCTTTCTGA
- a CDS encoding ricin-type beta-trefoil lectin domain protein, translating to MNRRLHALRTATALFTTLTLPGAALAASEDISPEVLTAMQRDLGLTAEQARQRLETEALTARAERTLRGELGTSFGGAWLNETGDRFIVGVTTAAGEQAARRAGAEPRWVTRTERELDALKEALDRGADVASKDIHGWYVDLPTNSVVVLARDAAVVNAERFVAESGAADTAVRVVISQEKPRPLYDLRGGDAYYINGNVRCSIGFPVAGGFVTAGHCGGVNSSTQGHNGAGQGTVRGSSFPNNDYGWVQTNGSWASQPWVYNYAGGNVIVAGSAEAGINASVCRSGSTTGWRCGVIQAKNVTVNYDVGPVYGLTRSNACAEGGDSGGSWISGNQAQGVTSGGSGNCSTGGTTYFQPVNEILSVYGLSLTTNGGGGGREIVGLAGKCIDVDHSNTANGTPIQLWDCNGTNAQKWTFHGDGTLRAFGKCMDVTWGSTANGALIQLHDCTGNPAQQFVLSGAGDLVNPQANKCVDVAEWNSNNGTRLHIWECAGTANQKWYLR from the coding sequence ATGAACCGAAGACTGCATGCGCTCCGGACCGCGACGGCGTTGTTCACCACCCTGACGCTCCCTGGCGCCGCGCTCGCGGCGAGCGAGGACATCTCTCCCGAGGTGCTCACCGCGATGCAGCGGGACCTGGGGCTCACCGCCGAACAGGCGCGGCAACGGCTGGAGACAGAGGCGCTGACAGCGCGCGCGGAGCGGACGCTGCGGGGCGAGCTGGGCACCTCCTTCGGCGGCGCGTGGCTGAACGAGACGGGAGACCGGTTCATCGTCGGCGTCACCACCGCCGCGGGAGAGCAGGCGGCGCGGCGCGCGGGCGCGGAGCCTCGCTGGGTGACGCGCACGGAGCGCGAGCTGGACGCGCTGAAGGAGGCGCTGGACCGGGGCGCGGACGTGGCCAGCAAGGACATCCATGGCTGGTACGTGGACCTGCCCACCAACAGCGTGGTGGTGCTCGCCCGGGACGCGGCGGTGGTGAACGCGGAGCGCTTCGTCGCGGAGAGCGGCGCGGCCGACACCGCCGTGCGCGTGGTCATCTCCCAGGAGAAGCCCCGCCCCCTGTATGACCTGCGCGGCGGTGACGCGTATTACATCAACGGCAACGTGCGCTGCTCCATCGGCTTCCCCGTGGCCGGAGGCTTCGTCACCGCGGGCCACTGCGGCGGGGTGAACTCCTCCACCCAGGGCCACAACGGCGCGGGCCAGGGCACCGTGCGCGGCTCGTCCTTCCCGAACAACGACTACGGCTGGGTGCAGACGAACGGCAGCTGGGCCTCGCAGCCGTGGGTCTACAACTACGCGGGCGGCAACGTCATCGTCGCGGGCTCCGCGGAGGCGGGCATCAACGCGTCCGTCTGTCGCTCGGGCTCCACCACCGGTTGGCGCTGTGGCGTCATCCAGGCGAAGAATGTCACCGTCAACTACGACGTTGGCCCCGTGTACGGGCTCACGCGCAGCAACGCGTGCGCGGAGGGTGGCGACTCGGGCGGCTCATGGATTTCGGGCAACCAGGCGCAGGGCGTGACGTCGGGCGGCTCGGGCAATTGCTCCACGGGGGGCACCACGTACTTCCAGCCGGTGAACGAGATCCTCTCCGTCTACGGCCTGTCGCTCACCACCAACGGCGGCGGCGGTGGACGTGAAATCGTCGGGCTCGCGGGCAAGTGCATCGACGTGGACCATTCCAACACGGCCAATGGCACGCCCATCCAGCTGTGGGACTGCAACGGCACCAACGCGCAGAAGTGGACCTTCCACGGCGACGGCACGCTGCGCGCTTTCGGCAAGTGCATGGACGTGACGTGGGGCTCCACGGCCAACGGCGCGCTCATCCAGCTCCACGACTGCACGGGCAACCCCGCGCAGCAGTTCGTCCTCAGCGGCGCGGGTGACCTGGTCAACCCGCAGGCGAACAAGTGCGTGGACGTGGCCGAGTGGAACAGCAACAACGGCACGCGGCTGCACATCTGGGAGTGCGCCGGCACCGCGAACCAGAAGTGGTACCTGCGCTGA
- a CDS encoding sensor histidine kinase: MSRRLRAPGRLLFRIYLVGIAQLVLVVATLFAARSFVVDKPLRHGFVRHAAYNIREWEELLGDPVALQASLDRAARLLEAKVTLRDASGRLIATNTSAPAPELTPVELDELALHGERLSRGPPPHALTLPIPEEGPLEAYATIITRPPEPPPGNTALVVCAVLLSTAITSLAFARTLARPLQRLAEVARALGDGKLDTRTGIRRRDELGQVAEAFDEMACRITHLLRSQKELLANVSHELRTPLARIRVALDLAAEGNAETAREMLSDITSDLAELEQLVDDVLTAARLDLTTGNAGVGAPPLRQEQVEVRSLVDKAASRFRSARPGRVLEVSVEGSLPPVEVDPVLLRRALDNLLDNAGKYSEPRSPVRLRALSAGTPGTLSLEVADEGIGIESEDLGRVGTPFFRTDRSRARRTGGIGMGLALARRIVDAHGGTLTLESQPGVGTTARIVLPLPTVEARVDG; this comes from the coding sequence GTGAGCCGTCGTCTCCGCGCTCCTGGCAGGCTGCTGTTCCGCATCTATCTGGTGGGAATCGCCCAGCTCGTGCTCGTCGTCGCCACGCTGTTCGCGGCGCGCTCGTTCGTCGTCGACAAGCCGCTGCGGCACGGCTTCGTCCGTCACGCCGCGTACAACATCCGTGAGTGGGAGGAGCTGCTCGGAGACCCGGTGGCGCTCCAGGCCTCGCTGGACCGCGCCGCGAGGCTGCTCGAGGCGAAGGTGACGCTGAGAGACGCCTCGGGGCGGCTCATCGCCACCAACACGTCGGCCCCCGCTCCCGAGCTCACCCCCGTGGAGCTGGATGAGCTGGCGCTGCACGGCGAGCGGCTGTCTCGGGGGCCTCCGCCGCACGCGCTCACGCTGCCGATTCCGGAGGAGGGGCCGCTGGAGGCGTACGCCACCATCATCACCCGTCCTCCCGAGCCGCCGCCGGGGAACACCGCGCTCGTGGTGTGCGCGGTGCTCTTGTCCACGGCCATCACCTCACTGGCCTTCGCGCGCACGCTGGCGCGGCCCCTCCAGCGGCTCGCGGAGGTGGCGCGCGCGCTGGGCGACGGCAAGCTGGACACGCGCACGGGCATCCGCCGTCGCGATGAGCTGGGGCAGGTGGCGGAGGCCTTCGACGAGATGGCCTGTCGCATCACGCATCTGTTGCGCTCGCAGAAAGAGTTGCTGGCCAACGTGTCGCACGAGCTGCGCACGCCGCTGGCGCGCATCCGCGTGGCGTTGGATCTGGCGGCGGAGGGCAACGCGGAGACGGCGCGGGAGATGCTCTCCGACATCACGAGTGACCTGGCCGAGCTGGAGCAGTTGGTGGATGACGTGCTCACCGCGGCGCGGCTGGATTTGACCACGGGGAACGCGGGCGTGGGCGCGCCGCCGCTGCGGCAGGAGCAGGTGGAGGTGCGGAGCCTGGTGGACAAGGCCGCCTCGCGCTTCCGCTCCGCGCGGCCGGGCCGGGTGCTGGAGGTGAGCGTGGAGGGCTCGCTGCCACCCGTGGAGGTGGACCCGGTGCTGCTGCGCCGCGCGCTGGACAACCTGCTCGACAACGCGGGCAAGTACTCCGAGCCGAGGAGTCCGGTGCGACTGCGAGCACTGTCCGCCGGGACTCCGGGAACGCTCTCGCTGGAGGTGGCGGACGAGGGCATCGGCATCGAGTCGGAGGACCTGGGCCGCGTGGGCACGCCGTTCTTCCGCACGGACCGCAGCCGCGCGCGGCGCACGGGGGGAATTGGCATGGGGCTGGCGTTGGCCCGTCGCATCGTCGACGCGCACGGCGGGACGTTGACGCTGGAGAGCCAGCCGGGCGTGGGCACCACGGCGCGCATCGTGTTGCCGCTGCCGACGGTGGAGGCTCGCGTCGACGGGTAG